One genomic segment of Desulfomicrobium sp. ZS1 includes these proteins:
- a CDS encoding Fur family transcriptional regulator, translated as MTEKAALGRLKEAGLEITEHRVQVLMAVGNMAHPSSAQDVLEKVSAKKDINRVTVYRILDLLVEHEVLNRLGLGEKSQRFCLRSDHEDEHPHFHCTHCDCYLCLKVPHLPLDREALDELSLDIRHVDIRLEGICPACQKKLRRPHDSTPPDKSDS; from the coding sequence ATGACTGAAAAGGCGGCCCTTGGCCGGCTCAAAGAGGCCGGACTCGAAATCACCGAGCACCGCGTGCAGGTGCTTATGGCCGTAGGCAACATGGCGCACCCGTCCAGCGCTCAGGATGTTCTGGAAAAGGTCAGCGCCAAAAAGGACATCAACCGGGTCACGGTGTACCGCATTCTGGATCTGCTGGTGGAACACGAAGTCTTGAACCGGCTTGGGCTTGGCGAGAAATCCCAGCGCTTCTGCCTGCGAAGCGACCATGAAGACGAGCACCCGCACTTCCACTGCACCCACTGCGACTGCTACCTTTGCCTAAAAGTCCCGCACCTGCCGCTGGACCGCGAGGCCCTGGACGAGCTCTCCCTCGACATCCGCCATGTCGATATCCGCCTTGAAGGCATCTGCCCTGCCTGCCAGAAAAAGCTGCGCAGGCCGCATGATTCGACGCCACCTGACAAATCTGATTCATAA
- a CDS encoding metal ABC transporter permease, producing the protein MSSILGMEFMQNALLAGLLASLACGVIGSLVVVNRQVFMAGGVAHTAYGGVGLAFFLGLPVLPCAVGFTVLAALIMALASFGHSERSDGIIGIMWAAGMAFGIILLDLTPGYNVDLMSYLFGSLLAVPRSDIWLMLLLDAFILAMVLFWYKDFLSLSFDMEFARSTGVPVRLLYVLMQVMTAVTVVMVIQIAGLILVIALLTIPPMLAELFTDSLWKTMALATLASLFFCLCGLTLSYQLDLTSGASIIAVATTGYVLAWGFKSLRRRT; encoded by the coding sequence ATGAGCTCTATCCTCGGCATGGAATTCATGCAGAACGCCCTGCTCGCGGGCCTGTTGGCAAGCCTGGCCTGCGGCGTCATCGGCTCGCTGGTGGTCGTCAACCGGCAAGTCTTCATGGCCGGAGGCGTGGCGCACACAGCCTACGGAGGAGTAGGCTTGGCCTTTTTCCTGGGTCTCCCGGTGCTGCCCTGCGCCGTGGGCTTCACAGTCCTGGCCGCTCTGATCATGGCCCTGGCCTCTTTTGGCCACAGCGAACGCAGCGACGGCATCATCGGCATCATGTGGGCAGCGGGCATGGCCTTTGGAATCATCCTCTTGGACCTGACTCCGGGCTACAACGTCGATCTGATGAGCTACCTCTTCGGCAGCCTCCTGGCAGTTCCCAGAAGCGACATCTGGCTCATGCTGCTGCTCGATGCCTTCATCCTGGCCATGGTTCTGTTCTGGTACAAAGACTTTCTGTCCTTGTCCTTCGACATGGAATTCGCACGATCAACGGGCGTTCCCGTGCGTCTGCTCTATGTGCTGATGCAGGTCATGACCGCCGTGACCGTTGTCATGGTCATTCAGATCGCAGGCCTCATTCTGGTCATCGCGCTCTTGACCATTCCGCCCATGCTCGCCGAACTCTTCACCGATTCCCTCTGGAAGACCATGGCCCTTGCGACCCTGGCGAGCCTGTTCTTCTGTCTCTGCGGGCTTACGCTCTCCTATCAGCTGGATCTGACCTCAGGAGCGTCCATCATCGCGGTGGCCACGACCGGATACGTTCTGGCCTGGGGTTTCAAATCCCTACGGCGGCGGACATGA
- a CDS encoding metal ABC transporter ATP-binding protein: protein MHAHDHSCPTCSGHGYPLIPGPHFKPLPGTGVPVIELQGVSFAYDDREVLSNVNLKITNGDFMAVIGPNGGGKTTLVKLILGLLAPKSGTVRVLGANPLSVRPAVGYVPQHALIQPSFPVTVHEVVLLGLRRQGGLLSLGRWPGYHAQDKAKAMETLRMVDMADLATRRFDALSGGQKQRVLVARALVSDPALLLFDEPTSNIDPQGKVCLFDLLSALSSSITIVMVSHDLISASTRISNVAVVNRKLIQNRSRELTPAMLELIYGTHDASCPLDEYIKGVSSIFGQAGPRSSV, encoded by the coding sequence ATGCACGCCCACGACCATTCCTGCCCCACCTGCTCCGGACACGGCTATCCGCTCATCCCGGGGCCGCATTTCAAACCCTTGCCCGGCACCGGGGTTCCGGTCATTGAGCTTCAGGGCGTCAGCTTCGCCTACGACGATCGGGAAGTGCTCTCGAATGTCAATCTGAAGATCACAAACGGCGACTTCATGGCCGTCATCGGTCCCAACGGCGGGGGCAAGACCACCTTGGTCAAACTTATCCTCGGGCTACTCGCGCCCAAATCCGGCACAGTGCGCGTGCTCGGGGCCAATCCGCTCTCCGTGCGACCCGCTGTGGGCTATGTGCCGCAACACGCGCTTATCCAGCCAAGTTTTCCGGTCACGGTGCACGAGGTGGTCCTGCTGGGACTGCGCCGCCAGGGCGGGTTGCTCTCGCTTGGGCGCTGGCCCGGCTACCACGCCCAGGACAAGGCAAAAGCAATGGAGACCCTGCGCATGGTGGACATGGCTGATCTGGCCACGCGCCGCTTCGACGCTCTCTCCGGCGGGCAGAAACAGCGTGTCCTGGTGGCCCGGGCCCTGGTCTCGGACCCGGCGCTGCTGCTCTTTGACGAGCCCACTTCCAACATCGACCCCCAGGGCAAGGTCTGCCTTTTCGACCTGCTCTCGGCGCTGAGTTCCTCCATCACCATCGTCATGGTCAGCCACGACCTTATCTCCGCCTCCACGCGCATCTCAAACGTGGCCGTGGTTAACCGTAAACTCATCCAGAACAGGAGCCGGGAGCTGACCCCCGCCATGCTCGAACTCATCTACGGCACGCACGACGCATCCTGCCCCCTGGACGAATACATCAAGGGCGTGTCCTCCATCTTCGGCCAGGCTGGGCCAAGGAGTTCCGTATGA
- a CDS encoding metal ABC transporter solute-binding protein, Zn/Mn family, producing MRKILCLFTLFLSLISASAQAGPLAFVTITPQKYFVDKVSGGEVPVSVMVEPGANPHAYEPRPRQMAELATASIYFTIGDSFDQTWLERITSASPGMTVVHTAKGIAKIPMGEEHQHDEGHAGDEHEGKARDAHETRNHDHDGQDQGTLDPHIWLDPALVKVQVASIRDGLSAVDPERADLYAANARAFEKELDALDREIRSILQPLPQEKRTFLVFHPSWGYFAKAYGLTQRSIEVDGKEPSPKDLARIIATGKKSGARVVFVQPQFSQKSAAVIAKQIGATIVRLDPLAADWAENLRSAAHAFAGALE from the coding sequence ATGAGAAAAATTCTTTGCCTGTTCACACTGTTCTTGAGCTTGATCTCAGCCTCGGCTCAGGCCGGGCCGCTCGCCTTCGTGACCATCACCCCGCAAAAATACTTCGTCGACAAGGTCAGCGGCGGCGAGGTTCCCGTTTCGGTCATGGTCGAGCCCGGGGCCAATCCCCACGCTTATGAACCACGTCCCAGACAGATGGCCGAACTGGCCACGGCAAGCATCTATTTCACCATCGGAGACAGCTTCGATCAGACCTGGCTTGAGCGGATCACGAGCGCAAGCCCGGGCATGACCGTCGTGCACACGGCCAAGGGCATCGCCAAGATTCCCATGGGCGAAGAGCATCAACATGACGAAGGGCACGCCGGGGACGAACACGAAGGTAAGGCGCGCGATGCCCATGAAACCCGGAACCATGATCACGACGGCCAGGATCAAGGCACGCTGGACCCGCACATCTGGCTCGATCCGGCGCTGGTCAAGGTTCAGGTGGCCAGCATCCGCGACGGCCTCTCCGCTGTCGACCCTGAACGGGCGGACCTCTACGCCGCCAATGCTCGCGCCTTTGAAAAGGAACTGGACGCACTGGACCGGGAAATCCGTTCCATTCTGCAGCCGTTGCCGCAGGAAAAGCGCACGTTTCTTGTCTTCCATCCTTCCTGGGGCTATTTTGCCAAAGCCTACGGTCTGACCCAAAGGTCCATCGAGGTGGACGGCAAGGAACCAAGCCCCAAGGATCTGGCGCGGATCATCGCCACCGGCAAGAAATCGGGGGCGCGGGTTGTTTTCGTTCAGCCCCAGTTTTCGCAGAAAAGCGCCGCCGTCATCGCCAAGCAGATCGGAGCCACGATTGTGCGCCTTGACCCCCTGGCCGCGGATTGGGCCGAAAATCTGCGCAGCGCGGCCCACGCCTTTGCCGGCGCCCTGGAATAA
- a CDS encoding nitroreductase family protein — MLDFIIDETRCIQCGECAADCPVSIIDMDGGLPRIPEHRESYCIGCQHCLAVCPTAALSILGKDPDQSARILPPSPDALENLIKSRRSVRRFSPECVDGKVLDRLMDVVAHAPTGKNQRSLRFTLVDDRDVMEEIRVRTMEGIRKAVTDDSLPEGMEFFAKMVAPYDQGRDIIYRKAPHMIIASAPRDSAAPDADPFIALSYFELMAHSLGLGTVWCGFARWALQSVVPELGRRLGIPSDHRSMYAMMFGYPAVQYARTVQRDASGVYRVCLADLEGGR; from the coding sequence ATGCTTGATTTTATCATCGATGAAACCCGCTGCATACAGTGCGGAGAATGCGCGGCCGACTGCCCAGTGTCGATCATAGACATGGATGGCGGCTTGCCGCGTATACCCGAGCACCGGGAGTCATATTGCATAGGTTGCCAGCACTGTCTGGCCGTTTGTCCCACAGCGGCCCTTTCCATTTTGGGCAAGGACCCGGATCAGAGCGCCCGGATTCTGCCGCCATCCCCTGACGCGCTGGAAAATCTGATCAAGAGCCGCCGGTCCGTGCGCCGTTTCAGCCCTGAGTGTGTTGACGGGAAGGTCCTGGACCGGCTTATGGATGTGGTCGCGCATGCGCCTACCGGCAAGAATCAGCGCAGCCTTCGCTTCACCCTGGTCGATGACCGGGATGTGATGGAGGAAATCCGCGTCCGGACCATGGAAGGCATCCGCAAGGCCGTAACCGATGACAGCCTGCCCGAGGGCATGGAATTCTTCGCCAAGATGGTCGCCCCTTACGATCAGGGCCGGGACATCATCTACCGCAAGGCCCCGCACATGATCATCGCCTCCGCGCCCAGGGACTCGGCCGCTCCGGATGCGGATCCGTTCATCGCCCTGTCCTATTTCGAGCTCATGGCCCACAGTCTGGGTCTGGGCACGGTCTGGTGCGGCTTTGCGCGCTGGGCCCTGCAGAGCGTGGTTCCGGAGCTGGGCCGTCGCCTTGGCATCCCGAGCGATCATCGCTCCATGTACGCCATGATGTTCGGCTATCCGGCTGTTCAGTACGCCCGGACCGTGCAACGCGACGCCTCGGGCGTGTACAGAGTCTGCCTGGCAGATCTGGAGGGCGGACGGTGA
- a CDS encoding bifunctional homocysteine S-methyltransferase/methylenetetrahydrofolate reductase: MKKHILNVLGERVVVADGAMGSLLFDRGVDSSSCYDALNLTEPALVQSIHKAYADAGAEIIETNTFGANRVKLGRFELAHTTREINLRGAELARGEAGAERWVAGAMGPLGRMGLDAVSQEEMEDVFSQQALALVEGGVDFIMLETFASLSLLLTALRGVKACVSVPVAAQMVFTQRGRTHSGHTARECFDALIRAGADVVGLNCGIGPKNALEVVQGLGPVTVPLSVLPNAGFPESSGDRLIYASSPEYFARRTAACATYGARLLGGCCGTAPEHIAALVRALDAGSPEARIISVSPDEIKTQTAAPTRLSRRLGEGKVILVELDPPKHLDVEPVLVAAEALSAAGVDAITIAENPLAVPRLSNIVLAGMVRARTGVEVVVHMTGRDRNLVGMQSTIMGLAASKLHNVLAVTGDPPSAGSAERVSGVYDLRSLELMELLAGFNQGRNHYGDSMRLPVNFCIGGAFNPNTRNMALQVGRMEKKMAAGASYFLTQPVYSRARVDEILAATAHIKAPIVLGIMPLASSRNAEFLHNEFPGIEIPLETRERMARAGDHGQDEGVGIAWELLEYAWPYFAGVYIIPPFNRHSMALELMRRLGR; the protein is encoded by the coding sequence GTGAAGAAGCATATTCTGAACGTTCTGGGTGAGCGGGTGGTAGTGGCCGACGGGGCCATGGGCTCGCTGCTGTTTGATCGCGGCGTGGACAGTTCGTCCTGTTACGACGCCTTGAACCTGACCGAGCCGGCCCTGGTGCAGTCCATCCACAAGGCCTATGCGGACGCTGGCGCGGAGATCATCGAGACCAACACTTTCGGAGCCAACAGGGTCAAGCTCGGGCGTTTCGAGCTGGCGCACACGACCCGTGAGATCAACCTGCGCGGCGCGGAACTGGCGCGCGGCGAAGCCGGGGCAGAGCGATGGGTGGCCGGAGCCATGGGCCCCTTGGGCCGCATGGGTCTGGATGCGGTCAGCCAGGAGGAAATGGAGGATGTTTTCAGCCAGCAGGCCCTGGCGTTGGTGGAAGGGGGCGTTGATTTCATCATGCTTGAGACCTTTGCCAGCCTGTCCCTCCTTTTGACCGCCCTGCGCGGGGTCAAGGCCTGCGTTTCCGTGCCCGTGGCCGCGCAGATGGTCTTCACCCAGCGCGGTCGGACCCATTCCGGACACACGGCCCGTGAATGTTTCGATGCCCTGATCCGGGCCGGAGCCGATGTGGTGGGGCTCAACTGCGGAATCGGACCCAAGAATGCCCTGGAGGTGGTGCAGGGACTGGGCCCCGTGACTGTTCCGCTCTCGGTGCTCCCTAACGCGGGATTTCCGGAGTCCTCGGGCGATCGGCTTATCTACGCCTCCTCGCCCGAGTATTTCGCCCGCCGCACGGCGGCCTGCGCGACCTATGGCGCGCGCCTTCTGGGTGGTTGCTGCGGCACCGCGCCGGAGCACATCGCGGCCCTGGTGCGCGCCCTGGACGCGGGTTCGCCGGAGGCGCGGATCATTTCCGTGTCGCCGGATGAGATCAAAACGCAGACGGCGGCGCCGACGCGCCTGTCCCGCCGTCTGGGTGAGGGCAAGGTCATCCTGGTGGAGCTCGACCCGCCCAAGCATCTGGATGTGGAGCCGGTCCTGGTGGCGGCCGAGGCCTTGAGCGCCGCGGGCGTGGACGCCATCACCATCGCCGAGAATCCGCTGGCCGTGCCGCGCTTGTCCAATATCGTGCTGGCCGGCATGGTCCGGGCCAGGACCGGGGTGGAAGTGGTGGTGCACATGACGGGCCGCGACCGCAACCTGGTCGGCATGCAATCGACCATCATGGGGCTGGCCGCTTCAAAGCTGCACAACGTATTGGCCGTGACCGGTGACCCGCCCTCGGCCGGAAGCGCGGAGCGGGTTTCGGGCGTGTACGACCTGCGCTCTCTGGAGCTCATGGAACTCCTGGCCGGGTTCAATCAGGGACGCAACCACTACGGCGACTCCATGCGCCTGCCCGTCAATTTCTGCATTGGCGGCGCCTTCAACCCCAACACCCGCAACATGGCCCTGCAGGTCGGGCGCATGGAAAAAAAGATGGCGGCCGGTGCGAGCTATTTCCTGACCCAGCCCGTCTATTCGAGGGCGCGCGTGGACGAGATCCTGGCCGCCACGGCGCATATAAAAGCGCCCATCGTGCTCGGCATCATGCCGCTGGCCAGCAGCCGCAACGCGGAGTTTTTGCACAACGAGTTTCCAGGTATCGAGATCCCGCTTGAAACCCGCGAGCGCATGGCCCGCGCCGGAGACCACGGTCAGGATGAGGGCGTCGGGATTGCCTGGGAACTTCTTGAATATGCCTGGCCCTATTTCGCCGGGGTCTACATCATCCCGCCCTTCAATCGCCACTCCATGGCCCTTGAACTGATGCGCCGCCTCGGGCGCTAA
- a CDS encoding DUF6515 family protein, producing the protein MNALFKNTRLPLLMTLLCLHFLAVPVQGAQGLPRESQHPAEQEIRKKGSRAYGQSRPGIEATKDAGDHDRQGRKNKEHSQRRKEKIDHQDQTRPKAPSAAQRAVNDRPGSLGRIPTSKDLGTVTPPAELLRLDPKPERAKHDSSVQRRNKDRRADHVVQPRQKSSVHNSLVLSRDADRHDGRRDVRRPQVDYRKDYRTGGDSRRHSPQVRHDNGPHHRPAVVKHVVHKIPSRHAVVMHGRDRYHYYSGRFYRPWNSGFILVRPPLGLIVLNIPLGSRMVLSAGITYHVFGDVYYRRVPMGYQVVEPIRSHAANRPDRVEVIIDLLNVRYGPEASEEVIAQVARYSTLRVLGSAPGWLYVEVEGDDLRGWVMDRYVSANNAQG; encoded by the coding sequence ATGAACGCCTTATTCAAAAATACACGACTGCCGCTCCTTATGACCCTGCTCTGCCTTCATTTTCTCGCCGTGCCGGTCCAGGGCGCGCAGGGATTGCCCCGGGAATCGCAGCACCCTGCCGAACAGGAAATCCGGAAAAAGGGTTCCCGCGCGTATGGTCAGAGCCGCCCCGGCATAGAGGCCACCAAAGATGCCGGCGACCATGACAGGCAAGGCCGGAAAAATAAGGAGCATTCACAGCGCAGAAAAGAAAAAATCGACCATCAGGACCAGACCCGGCCCAAAGCGCCTTCGGCCGCGCAGCGCGCTGTCAATGACAGACCTGGCTCACTGGGCCGGATTCCGACATCCAAAGACCTTGGCACGGTGACGCCTCCGGCCGAGCTCCTGCGCCTGGACCCGAAGCCTGAACGGGCCAAGCACGACTCTTCCGTACAACGCCGAAACAAAGACCGTCGCGCTGATCATGTCGTGCAGCCCCGGCAGAAAAGCTCCGTGCACAACAGCCTTGTTTTGAGCCGCGACGCAGACAGGCACGATGGCCGCCGCGATGTGAGGCGGCCGCAGGTCGATTACCGCAAGGATTACAGGACAGGCGGAGACAGTCGCAGGCACTCCCCGCAGGTGCGCCACGACAACGGCCCGCACCACCGGCCCGCAGTCGTCAAACACGTGGTCCACAAGATCCCTTCGCGCCATGCGGTCGTCATGCATGGCCGGGACAGATATCATTATTATTCCGGCAGGTTCTACCGCCCCTGGAACAGTGGCTTCATCCTGGTGCGCCCGCCGCTGGGGCTGATCGTACTGAACATTCCGCTGGGCAGCCGCATGGTCCTCTCGGCCGGCATCACCTACCATGTCTTTGGTGACGTCTATTACCGCCGGGTGCCCATGGGCTATCAGGTCGTGGAGCCGATCCGCAGCCACGCCGCAAACCGTCCGGACCGGGTGGAGGTCATCATCGACCTGCTGAACGTCCGCTACGGCCCGGAAGCAAGCGAGGAAGTCATCGCCCAGGTCGCCCGCTACTCGACCCTGCGCGTACTCGGCAGCGCGCCTGGATGGCTCTACGTAGAAGTGGAGGGAGACGATCTGCGCGGATGGGTCATGGACCGCTATGTCAGCGCCAACAACGCCCAAGGCTAA
- a CDS encoding sigma-54 dependent transcriptional regulator translates to MNRSILVVDDEIRYRELYARVLRDAGFDVHEAGSAADALKFMDRRTPDMVVSDVRMPAESGLDLLRRVRAEKPELPFLLVTAYADVREAVDALKLGAVDYLAKPVDLDELLAAVRDTLGVGAGAGGEIPAASLTGIVAESLAMRSVLRDAYRVAPSDATILLTGESGSGKEVVAQFIHRHSTRSAKPLVPVNCAAIAPTLLASELFGHEKGAFTGAVTKRKGYFREAHEGTLFLDEIGDMPLELQPSLLRATETGRITPVGSDKETVIDCRLIAATNHDLETDVAEGRFRQDLYYRLNVITIDIPPLRERPEDIPPLARLFLNKDKTEARRLSRAAMQTLISHPWPGNVRELANAMAHVRLLSQTDVILPEHLPPAVRKSAGKTAPESRIPQGPDAPAQTKTLEQHEIEAVTAALKQTKGNRTHAAQLLGITRRGLIYKLKRLGLE, encoded by the coding sequence ATGAACAGATCCATCCTGGTCGTCGACGACGAGATCCGCTACCGTGAACTTTATGCCCGCGTGCTGCGCGATGCGGGATTTGACGTGCATGAAGCCGGGAGCGCGGCCGACGCCCTGAAATTTATGGACCGCCGGACTCCGGACATGGTCGTAAGCGATGTGCGCATGCCGGCAGAAAGCGGGCTCGATTTGCTGCGCCGGGTGCGGGCAGAAAAACCGGAGCTGCCTTTTCTGCTGGTCACAGCCTATGCCGATGTGCGCGAGGCCGTGGACGCCCTCAAGCTCGGGGCCGTGGATTACCTGGCCAAGCCCGTGGATCTGGACGAATTGCTCGCCGCCGTGCGTGACACCCTGGGCGTGGGCGCCGGCGCCGGAGGAGAGATCCCCGCCGCGTCACTGACGGGCATCGTGGCCGAAAGCCTGGCCATGCGCTCCGTGCTGCGCGACGCCTACCGCGTGGCCCCCAGCGACGCGACGATCCTGCTGACCGGCGAAAGCGGCAGCGGGAAAGAGGTCGTGGCGCAGTTCATTCACCGGCACAGCACCCGCAGCGCCAAGCCGCTGGTTCCGGTCAATTGCGCGGCCATCGCCCCGACCCTGCTGGCCAGCGAGCTGTTCGGGCATGAAAAAGGCGCCTTCACCGGGGCCGTGACCAAACGCAAGGGATATTTCCGCGAAGCCCACGAGGGGACCCTTTTTCTCGACGAAATCGGCGACATGCCCCTGGAACTGCAGCCGTCCCTGCTGCGGGCCACGGAAACGGGCCGCATCACCCCGGTAGGCTCGGACAAGGAGACCGTCATCGACTGCAGGCTCATCGCGGCCACCAACCATGACCTGGAAACCGACGTGGCCGAGGGCCGCTTTCGCCAGGACCTCTACTACCGCCTGAACGTCATCACCATCGATATCCCGCCCCTGCGGGAGCGCCCCGAGGACATCCCGCCCCTGGCACGTCTCTTCCTGAACAAGGACAAGACTGAAGCACGGCGCCTCTCGCGCGCGGCCATGCAGACCCTCATCAGCCACCCCTGGCCGGGCAACGTGCGCGAACTGGCCAACGCCATGGCCCATGTTCGTCTCCTGAGCCAGACCGACGTCATCCTGCCCGAACATCTGCCCCCGGCCGTGCGCAAGTCTGCCGGCAAGACCGCGCCGGAATCCCGCATTCCCCAAGGGCCCGATGCCCCGGCCCAGACCAAGACCCTCGAACAGCACGAAATCGAAGCCGTCACTGCCGCCCTCAAGCAGACCAAAGGCAACCGCACCCACGCGGCCCAGCTGCTCGGCATCACCAGACGCGGGCTCATCTACAAGCTCAAGCGTCTCGGGCTTGAATAA
- a CDS encoding sensor histidine kinase KdpD, whose protein sequence is MKHDTRLYRIPLMTAMGLIMALGVWILWSWQGYSERSMDWRRQRAQDSFATLNAVIASMSNGELTDWKQVETVLSSVIRDSRTLFVVVQGRHGRLVQTGTMPEFLMTNSTRGEIQTDDLYVMWSPLQPSHIPANWTEALESINLGLGLWPRSNPVMYLGFRSSTENFTSSWFWRRQAPIFASALVCILAVTAVWITGIRRRILAGELASERIRSAHLEELGLAAAGLAHETKNPLGIIMGMAQQIEARHDIPAESRAMLGYIMDEVDKASSRLGNFMNFARQRKPSLAPVRIDRLCHEVAHILGPDFEAGGIELLIQVRAATISADEAMLRQVLVNLLLNSLHASAAGTTVRIVLGRQERRLELCVEDQGRGIPAELLPDIFKPYVSGSATGHGLGLAIVKRVVEAHGWKISARSIRGQGTTMTISGIKPARETP, encoded by the coding sequence ATGAAACACGACACGCGCCTGTACCGCATCCCGCTCATGACGGCCATGGGGCTCATCATGGCTCTTGGCGTCTGGATCTTATGGTCCTGGCAAGGATATTCCGAGCGCTCCATGGATTGGCGCCGCCAACGCGCCCAGGACAGCTTCGCCACCCTGAACGCGGTCATCGCGTCCATGAGCAACGGCGAACTGACCGACTGGAAACAGGTCGAGACGGTGCTCTCAAGCGTCATCCGCGATTCGCGCACCCTCTTTGTCGTGGTCCAGGGCCGCCATGGCCGTCTGGTCCAGACCGGGACGATGCCGGAGTTCCTGATGACCAACAGCACCCGGGGCGAAATCCAAACGGACGACCTGTATGTCATGTGGTCTCCCCTGCAGCCCTCCCATATCCCCGCCAATTGGACCGAGGCTCTCGAATCGATCAACCTCGGCCTTGGCCTGTGGCCGCGCAGCAACCCGGTCATGTACCTGGGTTTTCGCAGCAGCACGGAAAATTTCACCTCATCCTGGTTCTGGCGGCGTCAGGCCCCCATCTTCGCCTCCGCCCTGGTCTGCATCCTCGCCGTCACGGCCGTCTGGATCACGGGCATCCGCCGCCGCATCCTGGCCGGGGAACTGGCCTCCGAGCGCATCCGCAGCGCCCATCTGGAAGAACTCGGCCTGGCCGCCGCAGGGCTGGCCCACGAGACCAAGAACCCGCTCGGCATCATCATGGGCATGGCCCAACAAATCGAGGCCAGGCACGATATCCCGGCCGAAAGCCGGGCCATGCTCGGATACATCATGGACGAGGTGGACAAGGCCTCGTCGCGGCTGGGCAATTTCATGAACTTCGCCCGTCAGCGCAAGCCCAGCCTCGCGCCCGTGCGCATCGACAGACTCTGTCATGAAGTGGCCCACATCCTCGGCCCCGACTTCGAAGCAGGCGGAATCGAACTTCTCATCCAGGTCAGGGCCGCCACCATCTCCGCCGACGAGGCCATGCTGCGCCAGGTGCTGGTAAATCTGCTTTTAAACAGCCTGCACGCCTCGGCGGCAGGCACGACCGTACGAATCGTGCTCGGCAGGCAGGAGCGCAGGCTGGAACTCTGCGTAGAGGATCAGGGGCGCGGCATCCCCGCCGAGCTGCTCCCGGACATCTTCAAGCCCTACGTCAGCGGCTCGGCCACAGGACACGGGCTGGGACTGGCCATTGTCAAACGCGTGGTCGAGGCTCATGGTTGGAAGATAAGCGCACGGTCTATCCGGGGCCAGGGCACGACCATGACCATTTCCGGTATCAAACCCGCAAGAGAGACTCCATGA
- a CDS encoding ABC transporter ATP-binding protein — protein sequence MIRVHAINKYFHRGSVNEVHSLRDLSIDIEQGDFVTIIGSNGAGKSTFLSCLAGTHTLDSGSIAMAGTDVTRWPEHKRARFIGRVFQDPLMGTCGSGSIAQNLALAQKRGQRRGLSRGVKAADKEAFRLLLRPLGLGLEDRLQDRAGLLSGGQRQALTMVMATLVRPELLLLDEHTAALDPKTAGQILELTRNIVTEHNLTTLMVTHNMHQALTLGNRLIMMHRGRIIFDVRGEEKAGLTVEDLLDKFQSQADAEVSDRMLLG from the coding sequence ATGATCCGCGTCCACGCCATCAACAAATATTTTCACCGCGGCAGTGTGAACGAAGTGCACAGCCTTCGGGACCTGTCCATCGACATCGAGCAGGGCGACTTCGTCACCATCATCGGCTCCAACGGCGCGGGCAAATCGACCTTTCTGTCCTGCCTAGCCGGAACCCACACCCTGGACTCCGGAAGCATCGCCATGGCCGGAACCGACGTGACCCGCTGGCCCGAACACAAGCGCGCCCGCTTCATCGGCCGGGTCTTCCAGGACCCGCTGATGGGCACCTGCGGGAGCGGCTCCATTGCCCAGAACCTGGCCCTGGCCCAGAAACGCGGACAACGGCGCGGCCTGTCCCGAGGCGTCAAGGCGGCCGACAAGGAGGCCTTTCGCCTGCTCCTGCGCCCGCTTGGGCTTGGACTTGAAGACCGCCTCCAGGACCGGGCGGGCCTCCTCTCCGGCGGACAGCGCCAGGCCTTGACCATGGTCATGGCCACTCTGGTTCGACCGGAGCTGCTGCTCCTGGACGAACATACTGCGGCCCTTGATCCCAAGACTGCGGGCCAGATCCTGGAGCTGACCCGAAACATCGTCACCGAACACAACCTGACCACGCTCATGGTCACCCACAACATGCATCAGGCGCTGACCCTCGGCAACCGGCTGATCATGATGCACCGGGGCCGCATCATCTTCGACGTGCGCGGAGAGGAAAAGGCAGGGCTGACCGTGGAGGACCTGCTGGACAAGTTCCAGAGCCAGGCGGACGCGGAAGTTTCGGACCGGATGCTGCTGGGCTAA